In Etheostoma cragini isolate CJK2018 chromosome 15, CSU_Ecrag_1.0, whole genome shotgun sequence, the DNA window gacaagTTCTTTTTcaagattatggtcaactagtgtgtgttgtagcagtgttttgccattgagaacgagctagcatgctagcgctagcaagtgctacggttagccacctcgtctcggctagtgacgtagaaagccgtgcagattttgaacagctcacccggagactgaagccagaggacattcagaaaccgtttctcactcaaaacagcatggatagtttttttttcaagtttgtttgCGTGTGGAAGCCCCAGAgatacaaaataatttgttttcattatatgggcactttaaagatACTAAGGTGCTCAACTTTacccttttttaaaagaaatacattaacaAAACTGGGCTACCGTGTGTTTCAAGAGGTGACTTTAGGATTTGGGGCTCTGTTCAccacaaaacaaatctttaaagcAAGTCCAACTGGGTTGCACAAAAAGCATTTGAATTTCAGGACTGCTTTAATGCTTTTAGTACTCCAGGAAGGAAAATAACTACACAAGATATGTCTTTTTGAAGGAAAACTGTCTTGAAGTTGTGCTGTGAGGTTTCCCCTCGATGTGAGGTATCCTCAACTTGTCCATAAGAGGTACTTGCTGTACCACATAATTATAAATATGCTCCAGAAGATAGTTTATTTAGTACATCTTTATtggaaatgcaaaataaaaatcaatttttagAGAGAAGACATGTTTGACAGTTCATATTTGTCAGAGAAAGACACATAAGTGACATAATTTAGTTTAGCTTATACAAGTGGCATGCAATAAATAATATCTCACTACAGTCTGACCTAACGTACATTTGCTTCCATTTGTACACGACATAACATCAGCGGTGTAAACTGATATCTCCTCTTTTGAAATGCACAAAGGCTAGTGAAAAGAGAAGACTAACAATTGGTAATACAAAAATAGAACCAGGTAGCATTTCATACTTGAAAAGTAAAAGGACAGTAagacagacaacaaacacaacTGTGTACTTCTTTTTGTGCATCCAGCCTCCTTGAAATGCAGAACTTAGAATCTAAGCGGCAGGCATTAAttcttgctttgttttatttttgtgtgtgtgtgacagaaataGACCTCAACAAACCACAGGACAGGgatatgtgcatgtgtggcaCACACTGACAGGGCATGCAGTAACTAAATACTGTGCAAATACTGAAAAAGAATAATATCTTTACAAAACATTATCAAGAAAAGGGAGCGACTGAAACAGGCCCCAAGAACAGATTTGAGTATGTCTGGCTGGAGGATGACTGGAGAAAGTAGCTGCATGGAAGTAGTAATGTGGTTGTCTCAGCATCTGTCTCAGCATCTGTCTCCACCTCTCAGAGAACCCGGTGACCCCAGGAATGAAAGCTGCCATGGAGATCCATTTAGTCCTCTGGATTGCAATGGATGAGTCGAGGACACTTTTTGGGGCCGCAGGCTTCCTATCACGTCTAATGCATGAGCCACAATGATAAAATTACCACTCATTAATTATTCAAAGGCAACAATGTCTTCTTGAACTCAGTAGGAAATGAGTGTAGCTTTGTAAACACGTGGAATTACCTATAGGTTCTTGACCTATGGGCTCGGCCAGGCACATCATCAAGAACAACGTGGAGCTGCCACCCTGGGGTCCCACCACACGCAGGGATAGGCATTGGGGTTGGCTGCATTGTGAGCCGAGCGGCAGGCAAAGGTGGGAACCTCGGTGTTCTGACCCCTGGCATTGCAGATTGGATCTATAGGGACCATGAAACATCTCCCTCTCTGGCTAGGAAGGATCCAGAGCTGGTCCGGGAGACGGAGCCATATCAGCGAGATATATTTGCACTGTTTCTGGAACCAAACCCCTGGAGACGGGCTGGGCCAAACGTGTGGTGAGGATGAAGTGAGAACGACTGGCGGAGGCTCCTGTCCACCAGCTCTTTAACTCCTGCCACCAGAAGAATTTGTTGTGCATCTCGGGGATGTTGAAGACAGGGGATTTGAGTGGACCATGTTCAAAACATCCATTGTGGCAGCGGATGCTGTGTTGTGGTCAGAAGTTTGTCTGTGCCTGTTGTGGCAGCAACCTAATGACACTTTGAGCCAAAGAAGGAGGCCTTTCGGCTTGGTAGGCCTGGGTTCTCCTGCAGCAGCCGGTTGGCCAGGTGGGCTAAGACCATGGAGTAAAGAGAAGTTTGGGAAGGCTATGGAGAAAGACTTTTGCTTGTCCTCAAGGAAGTTCTAGAAAACCTTTAAACAACTCAGGAAGGAAAAGTAGAGTTTGGCTAAGGCTGTGTTCAGCAGGGGAGGAGAAGTGCGGACCCGGACTGGAGATATTGTTGAGTAGTGAAaagagcactttgaggaactcctgaACCCGACTAACACATCCtctgaggaggaggcagagttTGAAcacttggggggggggaagactTATTCATATccttttgcagatgatgtgatTCCGTTGGCTTCATTAGACCGTGACCTCGAGCATGCACTGGGGCGGTTTGCAGGGCGTGTGAAGCAGTTGGGATGAGAGTCGGTAAAtgtctgaggccatggttctctgCAGAACAATCGATTGCTCCCTTTGGGTTGGGAGTGAGTTACTGTCCCAAGCAAAGAGCTTCAAGTATCTCGGGGTCTGGTTCACGAGTGAAGGTAAAATAGAGGGACAGATGGACAGGTGGCTTGATGCGGCGTCAGCAATGATGCGAGCGTTACCAGTCCATCTACGTTTggaccctcacctatggtcacgAGCAGACCCAAACGGAATCTGcggatgtttttacagtttttatcgGTGATCCAGAAGGAAAATCTGCAGAGTTTAACGAACTGTCTTTCTGCTTGAGGTGGTCATGTGTTAACATTCAgagttgttattttatttaattttgcatttgtttcaaATCTGCGGGAAATCTGCAGAATTCTGGGTCTGCAGACTCCCTGTGGCCCTGGTCATGAGTTTCGGCTAGGGACCGAAACAAATTACATCTCAGATACAAGCAGGTGAAATGAGTTTCCTCTGTAGGGTGGAAGGACTCAGCTTTTATGATAGGGGGAGCCTCCCAGACATCCAGAGGTAACAGGGAGCTGCTACTTCTAAAGACATGTGTTGGTTTGGTCATCTGATTAGGATGCCTCCTGTGTGCCTCCCGTAATGTTCTGTACCAACTGTGAAGGGAACTTTGGTGTAGGGCTGTTGGCAACAACATTTCTCTCCCTCATCAAGCATGGCCAAATGACCACTTTGGTGCTCTGTACCCGTTGTGGAAGTCCCAGATACTTTGGAAATCCAAATCGTGTCTGGGTTCATAACATCATCCGGAGGCACACACAGCTCGGTGTGCAGGAAGTGCATCTGGATGATTGCCGCTTCCAGCGCTACTTGAGGTACAGATTTAGCTGTGGTTAATTgcaataaagtaaaagtacgCCAAAATAACTACATTACAATACCAATTTGTAAAAAGTCTGAATTTATGCTTTGTCAGCTCTGTTTTCTGAATGGTTTTGGGAAGGACTGGGGCTACGCTATGCACAAGTGTTTGAACGCTCTTAGATTTTTGCAACAGCCTGACTCGAAATTGCTTCTCTTTGCCTCTTTGCTCGACTTTGTCATTCACAATTGCAATCACGCTACttgaaaagtttttttggaGTTTGGTGTGAACACACCATTAGAGGTTTTCCAAGCCCGTCCTACTGATAAAAGGTAATATGTAATTTCTATATCGTgagaaattatatatttaattttgcctGGGAACACCACAGCGTTACCCAGAAAGAGCTGCAAAACGTTGCTGGCCACAGGGATGTCAGCAATGTTTTGCTTATAGCATGCTGCCCCGTGACCCGGCCCAGGATAATCAGATTAAAATAGATGGAATTACCCAATATACACATCCTTTACATGTATAAAATGAGTGGCTGATCTAATTCTGGTTATTGTgatctctcttcatctctttctcaTTATTCAATATCCCTTAAAGAAGCCTTCAGCCACAACCGCTTCTTTAATAGTCACCGTCAGAGAGTTGATAGTCACGTCGGTGGAAATCACGTTCCCGGGTTGTTCTGCTGCAACGGCAGGAGTCTGGCTGCCTGGTGCTGTCTTGGTAACACTTGGATTGTCGTCACTCACTTCCTCCTTCCTTGCCTCAGTAGGGGAGCACTCACATGCTGTCTCGCTGCTCCCCTGAACGCTCACTATCACCGAGGTCGTGTTGCTGCTCTGACACACACTGCTCTCTAATCTAATCTCTAATCCGTCTGACTCCACGCTCTCCTCACCTATGTCCCAGTCTGATCTGTCGATGACAGAAACCACATCTTCCGTTATGGCCTCCGAGGCACTGTCTATTGATTGGCTGCACGCAAACGTTTGGATCTGTCTTGTTTCAGATGTCCCTCCACCCGGTCTGTCAATCCATGTTTCTGTGCCTACCGCTGGCAGGTCGGCGTCCACCTTCTCCTCTACGTCCATCTCTAAATCCTGTCGCTCAAGCAAGGGTGGGGAGCTGCACTCTGACTGACctaaggaagaaaaagagacattttgtttatttttaaaggtcaaCGGTCATGACCAATCTAGTGGAATTATAACTTGACAAACGAACCATATAAACTGTCTTTACTTCTCTCTTCGGTAATGCTTTCAGACTCATGCTTCTCTTCTTCGCTGGTGACGCCCCAGTCCTCTTCAATGGGCTCCTCCATCTTCTTCAGTGGAAAGGTGGTTTTGTTTGAGGGTCTCGGGGGCCCCCGTTTGGACACCCTCTGCTTGCTCTTCCTCCTGGCTAAGCCACGGTACAGGCTGCTCCGCTCACCCTGGTCCACATCTGTACTCATGGACCGGGTGAGGGAGAGACGCAATCGAGGGGGGGGCTTCTCCGAGACCTTGTTGGCACTGCGGAGGTCCATGGCAAAGATGTTCTGGTGCAGAGCAAAGGGGACTGGTTAACACATGAATCATTactgcattcattttgaatCAACAGCAACATTACGTTCCCAGGTACAATTCTGTCATCTGGGTACTTTTTATTGGCAAAACAAAACGTGTTTGCTTGACAActttgtgacaaaaagaaattgtatgGAAAAAGAAGTAAACAAATCCTTGCTTGACATATACTGTACTAGGGACTGTAAAGTGAAGATATCTCAATCTCTGCTGCTTCAATTTGGACGCTTCTTGTTTTAAAGGTACTCAAAATGGACCAAGTTAAAGAGCACCTCTCTGACGGTTTATTTTGAGATGTTGTGTTACCAACAATCATCTCCTGGGTTAACGTGAACACtgtctgtgaaaaaaaagagtcctCACTGAGCAGCAAGCATTAATGGAGAAAAGGTATAACAAAGGCTTGTGAGACAAGAAGAAAGGTAAGTGTCGCTACCCGCAGGACGAGCCTCCTGGGTCTGAGACCTTTCCTGCGATAGGCCAGAGCTCTGATCTTCTCCtgactgggagagagagagagaggtagaaacaggggacagagagaggacagagacaaagtGACAAAGAGATTGTGagcgagagaaaaaaaagaaaacacacaaaaggtgCTTTGcaagaataaaacaataagCTCTTCAAGATTACTCACTTCTCTTCATAGGCCAGGACCAGACGCGGGTCTAAAATATTCTCCTCTGGTTCCCAAGTACTGTacctgccaacacacacattcaaataagtaaattaatctatctatctatctatctatctatctatctatctatctatctatcctctttgtctctttgtctttgacATGGTGTGCAGGTATCAAGTAAcatattttgagtttttgagAGGTTACTGAGTTTATATTGAAAGGATGAGCTCACTGGATGATGATTCAAGGCTTACTCACTTTGGTGGCCATCCCTGCCATTTCAGTAGGTACTCCACATTACcctgaggagagacagagggggaggggggggtgttACACTTACAGAGGATAGGCAGCAGTGTCggacacatttacacaacttGTATTTTAAATCGGGTCCAGTGTGGTATAGAAACAAGCTGCTGTGTTTTGAGTGTAGAAAATAAGGATGACTGTCCCTTTAAAGTGTGGAgtgaggaggggaggagagagagagggaaggagggtcatggacatttttttctccctttcaaatgttgtttttctgaggAATGACGTCAATGACAGCGGGGCTGGGCGTCCTCcaaacagcagtttttttttctctcgcaTCGCGGTGACGTGACCGCGCACGGCTGGTTTCAACAATGCACGGACTCTCTCTTGACCATTACACCGGTGGCTCTGATAGGTGGGGCCATGGGAACGCGGAAACAACGTGATGTTGCGCAACGTTCAACCAGCTAGGCTGCTAGAAGGTTCGCCGTCATTCCAGAGGAAAATAACTGTATCGCTCCCCGGATGCTCCTGTAGCCCATGTGGAGGGAAACTGTTTATTTATGAGGACACCGGTAATAGGATATATTTGTTTTACCATTTCAACAACAAGCTATATTAGCCTAGCATACATGAAAGTGCATACGCAttgcactttttatttattttaacagaatacactgtgtgtgcacgtgctgCGTCAAAAACGACAGTGTGTCGCTCATTTCTCATTTGTTACGAGTCCACATCTCATCCTCTGTAAAAATGAATGGCTTCCCGTTACGCAGCATTCAGTGACTGACATTACACAGCAGTTTCACACCGGCGCTCAGCCGCTGGCTGGCGAAACTTAATTCAACTGCGCAGCTCCCCGCACACTGTCCGTACACCCGTTTACAGAATAGCCTAGCTACACACCCCCTTTCCCATCTTTACTACAGCTGCGTAGGCTCCTTCAAAACACGTCCATGCTGCAGCATCTCAGCGGCTGGACAGGATACTGTTACAGGATGCGACTCAGGCTTTGAAACAATGTTAAACTTTGGCGCAGGTATAAGAACGGACCAGTCTGGACATTTCTCGTGCGTAGCGTTAAAGGGAAAGTGGACAACGATAGCCTAGTTTTGTTGTGAATGAGGACACCGGATAGTACACGGAACACACTGttcaatacaaaaaatacacagacaaataAGTTATGTAAGTTATATGAAGTGTAATTTCTAGTCGTCCCTCTTacctttctcactctcttttttgttattgactCAACAGCAAACACTTGGTCTCCTATTGATGACAGCTCCATCTCCGCGCGCTGCTCCACACGCTCCAAACAAGTCGTAAACTGGCTTTGTTGTATTGTCCAAGCGCTGAGATAAAAACTAGTTACGTTACGGAGGACAGGGGGGAGAAATCATCTGTCCCGGTGTGAACACTTGCTTTGAGCGCGAAGTCTCTGCCTTTTTCTCTGACTCCAAACTCCAGCTGCCTGCCTCCCTCACTTTAGCTAAATCTGCGACACATCAACACAGAGCAGGACAACGCGCTGCTTTAAGTCGAGCGCGCCGCCTTTCTACTGCGTAGGGCCGAGCCCCCAGTGTGCGTGCCCGTGGCCGCGCAAGCAAAATTGGAGCAGAGTGCAGAAGAGGGACAGAAGTGTTGGGGGTCAAACCACAAGGTTATGTGAAGCTTTTAAGTTGAGGCGGGGGGGCTAATAATTCATTAGCGTATTAGTGAATTTTGTAGACctatgtgtttttgtacattttatactTGCAccatattctgtatgtgtttttttaaattgagaagttgttaaaaaatattaaagtttttataaaaaacagaagaagcaCATGAGTTGTTGCACTAACCTTTTGACATTAATACGTCCATTCATCCATTTAAGATGCAAAGGAACTTCCACTCAGTTCACTCTTGgaatttgtttctttattttgcgGCTAAACTTTATAAAACTGACTTTTTAGTAAAATCCAACgtgacatgacatttttttatttatttcattccTTGTCAAACTTTTACAtattatttcaactttaaaacaaatattttgggaaataaacatATTCCAAATAATGCggagagttagataagaagcTCAATACCATTCTAACATCTGTGTGGTTAGCTGGAGCCAGCAGTGTTAgcactggaaacagctagcccggCTCTTTCTAAATGTTACAAAATCCACCTACAAGCACCTCtaaaagctcactaattaacatgttatatgGAGTTATGTGCCAGTCTGTTTCTTGGCTGGGAGCAGTTGCCATGCAACTAGTGGagacttaaaggtccaatatgtaatttatttactgtaataaatccaaaaattacCCCAATGTATCATCAGATATTAAcgaaacatgctaagttgaaatcctatcttttctgacaactaTGCTAACGCCAGTATTtcctccttttgaaatttccgttcTGTGACAGAATTTCTgatttggcctgtgtgttggtatcaactgcccagttcgacagccaggccgggtttgCATGTACCAACGTAAACTTAGCGCGCTGTAAAGTTAGGAAAACCATGAAAGCACTCAACAAAGTAAACAGGATACACGTAGATTTTTTCTACCAGACATAACAAAcccgggtaaatattggagcttgtatttgaaagattgagACAGTTTAGAGTCTAAAAGGAtgcagagttggctaatttccccctgaacaggtaagcattagaTTCAAGAAAATTTATCACGGCTGCTAGGGACggacattttatgtaatttcaacattctCGTACTCACATTGAAATATATATCTACAGTACCCGAGTTGttatttgcaaaaacaattgagacaaaACCTGGAAATTAATTCAACTGGAGCTAGCTAAtgccgccatgctaaccctgctaacgtTACCGAAGAACCAGGCAAGCCATGGCAGTTTACAAGATGGATGTTGGGCAtctggccttgaccaactgccacatTGTTtatgccccttatgacctcataaggagcaatatTCCAAATCGCCCCATCTGagatttaattttctcaaaggcagagcaggatacccaggactttacacctatcgccatttctagccactgggggactattggcaggctgggggaatgcatattaatgttaacatACCTCATGAAGTGACATTTCCATACAGTAGGACCTTTAAACAAAGAGAGGTGAGACTGTAAAGCAGGAGGACCGTAAGTTTGCAATGTGTTTAGCGATAGTTGCCGTAATTCTAAGAAAATAAAGTATGTTCAGTCGGGTGGAGAGGACAGCAAGGTAATGTTATTTTTAGCGGTTCCTGCTGTAGCTAATTCTGAGCAGAGGAAGTTTGTCTGTCTCTAAGGTGGAGAGGACAGTGAGGTTGTTGCATTTTTAGCGGTTCCTGCTGTAGCTATTTCTAAGCaagaaagtgtgtctgtcagttggaACGCTCTGCGTTAGCACTGGCTTGTATGACTTTCAACATAGctagcatctaacgttagctactctgCTAATGTCcggctatgtgagacaagcgcCTAGCAACGTTGCTGTGGACGCCgtggtctcagcctggcaacctccaTGAACTTTGAGTCCtgggaggagggggcgggggagacAACTCTCTCCAGTAGCCTactttgaatttgtactgcaggaACTACTTTAAACACTATCTGTCAGTATTACATGTTGCACCTTTAAGAAAGTTAccaagaaataaacaacaaatgtttacttttacacattttgtgtggATTAAACAACAAATAGTTGACAAACAACAAATAGCATGagcgctgttttttttttttttttttttgtagccaAAGCTAGTTTCTAAACTATGCTAAGATAAGCTAagtggctgctggctgtagtcTTAAATTCCCTCCAGAAAGCAAATACGCTTTATTTTACCCAGAAAGTCAAAGTATTCCTTTAGGATATTAACAAATAGAACAATATATCAATCTGATTTTGATACCATGATTGATGTAAAgactttcttctctttcacaGGTGAAATACAGTCAAAGGAAGTCGCAAGTGAAAAAGtaagtcaactttatttatgAAGTATCTTTCAAAACCATGGTTACAAGGTGTTGTGCAGTGCAACATTCAGTTAAATACacagttaaaatgaatgtaacaatgtaaaaagcaaacaaaaacgtaatgataataataaaaaatccaaaaatcaatGGTTATACACTCAAACAATAGAAACCATCAGGAGGCAGGCAGTTGTGAAGTTAAATAACTGAACTCCAGCCTGAGCATGCAACAGAGTGTGAGctcatgtatttttatgtaacaGTAGGCCTAGTAAAGGCAGAAAAGATCAGAATCTGCAATGGAAATGAAACCTTGCTACACTCTGGTGGAGATGTTCACCCCTCCAGCCGTGTTTGATCCAAAAATGGAACTAAACGGCTAAACGCTGAAGGAAATCGTTTAATCTGTTTCACATCCTGAATGCTAAGCAACATCTCTTTAGAGAGGAGAGCTGGAAATAAGTTGGAGTACAACACAGATAAAGATCTTAGTGACGATAATGACCGCTGATATGTTGCAGCCAACATTTATTATCATTAGAGGACGGATTCTTAAAAatatgctgacacacacacacacacacacacacactctctctctctctctctgacactgtgacacacacatatctaGTTTCATACCTGAACGTGTGGCCTGCCCGTCCAGCCCTGAGGTGGGGACAGCTCACAAAGGTAAAGTGACTACAGTGGAAAAAGGCCCAGAGCCAATTTCCTATTATCTTTCATTGAGGCTGGTGTGGATCAGTTTACAGTAAAACTCtgcaactacacacacatatacacacacacacatatatacacacacacacacacatacacacacaaacatacata includes these proteins:
- the cbx7a gene encoding chromobox homolog 7a isoform X2; the protein is MELSSIGDQVFAVESITKKRVRKGNVEYLLKWQGWPPKYSTWEPEENILDPRLVLAYEENQEKIRALAYRRKGLRPRRLVLRNIFAMDLRSANKVSEKPPPRLRLSLTRSMSTDVDQGERSSLYRGLARRKSKQRVSKRGPPRPSNKTTFPLKKMEEPIEEDWGVTSEEEKHESESITEERSQSECSSPPLLERQDLEMDVEEKVDADLPAVGTETWIDRPGGGTSETRQIQTFACSQSIDSASEAITEDVVSVIDRSDWDIGEESVESDGLEIRLESSVCQSSNTTSVIVSVQGSSETACECSPTEARKEEVSDDNPSVTKTAPGSQTPAVAAEQPGNVISTDVTINSLTVTIKEAVVAEGFFKGY
- the cbx7a gene encoding chromobox homolog 7a isoform X1 — protein: MELSSIGDQVFAVESITKKRVRKGNVEYLLKWQGWPPKYSTWEPEENILDPRLVLAYEENQEKIRALAYRRKGLRPRRLVLRNIFAMDLRSANKVSEKPPPRLRLSLTRSMSTDVDQGERSSLYRGLARRKSKQRVSKRGPPRPSNKTTFPLKKMEEPIEEDWGVTSEEEKHESESITEERSKDSLYGQSECSSPPLLERQDLEMDVEEKVDADLPAVGTETWIDRPGGGTSETRQIQTFACSQSIDSASEAITEDVVSVIDRSDWDIGEESVESDGLEIRLESSVCQSSNTTSVIVSVQGSSETACECSPTEARKEEVSDDNPSVTKTAPGSQTPAVAAEQPGNVISTDVTINSLTVTIKEAVVAEGFFKGY